One genomic segment of Nocardia spumae includes these proteins:
- a CDS encoding GbsR/MarR family transcriptional regulator, with product MTTEQRLRDAAERLALTLAQGGMQKTTARVMTALLYTEQDTMTAADLCEQLSISSGAVSAAIKQLTQSGMVERVPAPGSRREHYRFPNGVWANLFSQQNVMLKVMQDAAQDGLDAVADNTPTAVRLGEMQGFYAYMAHEMPALIERWREQQG from the coding sequence GTGACTACCGAGCAGCGACTTCGTGATGCGGCCGAGCGGCTGGCCTTGACTCTGGCGCAGGGCGGGATGCAGAAGACGACGGCGCGGGTGATGACCGCGCTGCTGTATACCGAGCAGGACACGATGACAGCGGCCGATCTGTGTGAGCAACTGTCGATCAGTTCCGGTGCGGTATCGGCCGCGATCAAACAGTTGACGCAGTCGGGGATGGTAGAGCGGGTGCCGGCGCCGGGCAGCCGTCGGGAGCACTATCGCTTTCCCAATGGCGTGTGGGCGAACTTGTTCTCGCAACAGAATGTCATGTTGAAAGTTATGCAGGACGCCGCTCAGGACGGTCTCGACGCGGTCGCCGACAACACCCCGACCGCTGTCAGGCTTGGTGAGATGCAGGGCTTCTACGCCTACATGGCACATGAGATGCCGGCACTCATCGAACGTTGGCGCGAACAACAGGGATAG
- a CDS encoding ABC transporter ATP-binding protein, whose protein sequence is MSNAIEIRDLSKTYGARRGLTGLTLDVHAGEVFGYLGPNGAGKSTTIRLLLDLIRPTSGTATVLGLDPRRDGVEIRRRIGYLAGDFVVDGRQRVRDCLRFLADLRGGIPRRRIDDLATRLGLDQTATINSLSKGNRQKVGLVQAFMHTPELLILDEPTSGLDPLVQQTFLKLVTEAAANGQTVFMSSHIMEEVEAVADRIGILRDGHLVALDAVADLRTAAIGRIEIDFAAPVSIEEFRNLPGLIDPALDDTGTTLRGGLTGTPDAIVKAAARHTVTALHTTEPHLDEIFHSHYAGAEAAPQPTA, encoded by the coding sequence ATGAGTAATGCCATCGAGATCCGAGACCTCAGCAAGACCTACGGCGCACGCCGGGGCCTGACGGGACTGACCCTCGACGTCCACGCCGGCGAGGTGTTCGGATATCTGGGCCCCAACGGCGCCGGCAAATCCACCACCATCCGGCTTTTGCTGGACCTGATCCGTCCCACCTCCGGCACCGCCACCGTCCTCGGGCTCGACCCGCGGCGCGACGGTGTCGAGATCCGACGCCGGATCGGTTACCTCGCAGGCGATTTTGTCGTCGACGGCCGCCAGCGAGTACGCGACTGCCTGCGGTTCCTGGCGGATCTGCGCGGCGGTATCCCCCGGCGCCGCATCGACGACCTCGCTACCCGTCTCGGGCTGGACCAGACCGCCACGATCAACAGCCTGTCCAAGGGCAACCGCCAGAAGGTCGGGCTCGTGCAGGCATTCATGCACACCCCCGAGCTGCTGATCCTCGACGAACCCACTTCCGGACTCGACCCCCTCGTCCAGCAAACCTTCCTGAAACTGGTCACCGAAGCCGCCGCCAACGGACAGACCGTCTTCATGTCCAGCCACATCATGGAAGAGGTCGAAGCCGTCGCCGACCGCATCGGCATCCTGCGCGACGGACACCTCGTCGCCCTCGACGCCGTCGCCGACCTGCGAACCGCGGCCATCGGCCGCATCGAAATCGACTTCGCCGCACCGGTATCCATCGAAGAATTCCGCAACCTCCCCGGCCTGATCGACCCGGCACTCGACGACACCGGCACCACCCTGCGCGGCGGACTGACCGGAACCCCCGACGCGATCGTCAAAGCCGCCGCCCGCCACACGGTCACCGCGCTGCACACGACCGAACCCCACCTCGACGAGATCTTCCACAGCCACTACGCCGGCGCCGAAGCGGCACCCCAGCCCACCGCCTGA
- a CDS encoding ABC transporter permease subunit: MTTVTTTAMIEPAMATARTVVFTKTLRSNRRSLLGWTAGITAAAAMYSAFYPQMAKNGAAQTENLPDSLRDALNMNDVASAPGYLGSTVFGLIVPLLAMFFGAALGARVTAADEECGTLDLLLAHPVTRTSLIVQRIAALVAAATGVGLVLWLAMLALRGPADLTTISPAQFAAQCVHVVLLIVTFGALAAGIGAASGRRGVVFAVTAVVGVAAYAAHTFAAQIGDGWAAYLSPFHYYIEGQPLRNGFGWTGIGVLAATSIVLVSAGAYRFNSRDLA; this comes from the coding sequence ATGACCACGGTCACCACCACCGCCATGATCGAACCCGCGATGGCAACCGCGCGCACCGTCGTATTCACCAAGACCCTGCGGAGCAACCGCCGCAGCCTGCTCGGCTGGACTGCGGGAATCACCGCCGCGGCCGCCATGTACTCCGCCTTCTACCCGCAGATGGCCAAAAATGGCGCTGCCCAAACCGAAAACCTGCCCGATAGCCTGCGCGACGCACTGAACATGAACGACGTCGCCTCCGCGCCCGGCTACCTCGGATCCACCGTCTTCGGGCTGATCGTGCCGCTGCTGGCGATGTTCTTCGGGGCCGCGCTCGGCGCCCGCGTCACCGCGGCCGACGAAGAGTGCGGCACGCTCGATCTGCTACTGGCCCACCCCGTCACCCGTACCTCACTGATCGTGCAGCGCATCGCCGCCCTCGTGGCCGCCGCCACCGGCGTCGGCCTCGTCCTGTGGCTGGCGATGCTCGCTCTTCGCGGCCCCGCCGACCTGACCACGATCAGCCCAGCACAGTTTGCCGCGCAGTGTGTGCATGTGGTGCTGCTGATCGTCACCTTCGGCGCCTTGGCCGCCGGCATCGGCGCCGCGTCAGGACGCCGGGGGGTAGTCTTCGCGGTCACCGCCGTGGTCGGTGTCGCCGCCTATGCCGCGCACACATTCGCCGCCCAGATCGGCGACGGCTGGGCCGCCTACCTGTCGCCGTTTCACTACTACATCGAAGGCCAACCTCTGCGCAACGGCTTCGGATGGACCGGAATCGGCGTCCTCGCCGCGACCTCGATCGTGCTGGTCTCCGCTGGCGCCTACCGATTCAACTCCCGCGACCTCGCCTGA
- a CDS encoding sodium:calcium antiporter: MEGRLLVQVLGGAAGLIILPLAADHLVLGAARLARLMRLPPAIVGVVVIGLGTSAPEFVVSGTAAASGNAGIAAGNLVGSNILNITLVLGVAALFGTITATSTVVNREVTVSTVCVGVFATTITIGLNLWTGLMLCLLGAGAIALLMYWARTDRTDTALAEQTTEFTAAETTAPAAPVRAAREIIRTAAGLAAVLIGAQLLVTSAAAIATRFGVPQLIIGATLVAFGTSIPELVAAIQARRRGETDLLIGNIFGSNLFNSLIGGGIVGLFTGPAHTVPIRPALALTMLATAALAWLLLRRDLRLTTIEAALLLAAYTATLPLVLTT, translated from the coding sequence TTGGAGGGTCGTCTGCTCGTTCAGGTTCTCGGTGGAGCGGCCGGTTTGATCATCCTCCCACTCGCAGCGGATCACCTCGTCCTCGGCGCCGCGCGACTGGCACGGCTGATGCGATTGCCACCGGCCATCGTCGGCGTCGTCGTCATCGGGTTGGGCACCTCCGCACCGGAATTCGTCGTCTCCGGGACCGCGGCGGCGAGCGGCAACGCCGGCATCGCCGCTGGTAACCTTGTCGGCTCCAACATCCTCAACATCACCCTGGTGCTCGGCGTCGCCGCACTATTCGGCACCATCACCGCCACATCTACCGTCGTCAACCGCGAAGTCACCGTTTCCACCGTCTGCGTTGGCGTCTTCGCCACCACGATCACCATCGGATTGAACCTGTGGACCGGCCTGATGCTGTGTCTGCTCGGCGCGGGTGCGATCGCTCTGCTCATGTACTGGGCCCGCACAGACCGCACCGATACCGCGCTCGCCGAACAAACCACCGAGTTCACCGCCGCCGAAACCACGGCCCCGGCCGCGCCGGTTCGCGCCGCACGTGAAATCATCCGAACAGCAGCCGGATTGGCGGCAGTACTGATAGGCGCACAACTACTCGTAACCAGCGCGGCAGCCATCGCCACCCGCTTCGGTGTCCCCCAGCTGATCATCGGCGCCACCCTCGTCGCCTTCGGTACTTCCATCCCCGAACTCGTCGCCGCCATCCAAGCCCGCCGCCGCGGAGAAACCGACCTGCTCATCGGAAATATCTTCGGCAGCAACCTATTCAACAGCCTCATCGGCGGCGGCATCGTCGGCTTGTTCACCGGCCCCGCGCACACCGTCCCGATCCGCCCCGCCCTCGCGCTCACCATGCTCGCCACCGCGGCCCTGGCCTGGCTCCTACTGCGACGCGACCTGCGGCTCACCACCATCGAAGCGGCACTGCTGCTCGCCGCCTACACCGCGAC